One Paenibacillus sp. FSL W8-0186 genomic window carries:
- a CDS encoding tubulin-like doman-containing protein, whose product MKPVVREHIQQLDVSLGGGIVSDKIRVDTIDNPILIIGLGGTGIDALLRLKYQINRRFKLPEDPLSKKKREKPDNVEFLAFETNEQDRTKRYKGIGLDPINEFVLLSNPEIGGLLQNRSILEPYITDWLSPELSITDGMNGAAGVRQAGRLLLFTKINQVVQAIDKKIKTLSVGTNKKLMVFLLTGLSGGTGSGCFLDIAYIVRGIIERDHGSAGIDRVNTLGYLFTPDINLSNKSLSEHTREYIKKNGYAALKELDYWMNVDSRGERFKQQYGNILTVNSPLPPFNLCHLISATNTEGKLLENAYDYCMNVTAENITNFMASEEKQSGEEFAIHDYISNIRTNIAQMNKMYPANYEYNIIGASSAVLPIEEMTTYLAYRLFGKMEKMFQHAPSQEDVEKFARKLGIDLESMIKTFESRVPEPLPGYENSERLSFANVVKSQIVNMDTELEQTFLARAREEYIKAKKQLPGEVLEQFSEQIRRLFLHPEQGPFYVSRLIYTEKGFCLLKMLLSYIETLRENLLRIPRDIEAAQDQAHEKLGDAKSAFVSKEKKKNAYIEAKIHEYWLHADVERTEQMIEFYEDLYQLLNQENNRIYSVFTEILNALSSIFAKNGDILTSGEEQVDHKGNKTYYWNIVSVPDISSVVSGIMDKKDVDDLIRDFSLELLNNSNQWVKEQEIDIVSSISDFLTEKFGDLITKSMEDFLVIKYGQDESIEKFVERFIASKLDEEAVPVFHLSNSTGNLHFPSWGFVSVPVQAPSILKGIRNYQNNAVGKSHFTVKESEVKNRIFWLNTRNGVPLFVYTPLKVYEESYERTILDKEGIGRHLVQTDKNNWTYLPSPIPEKSWGDTYFNSRVQSYNSRVREEFAKALELKVIVEKDVDHNTSNRYSAVFTKPFDLESTLAAYDMRLDAPKPNLGEVKRAAVELRRLLAEGLPREGDKDIFGSINEELAKENLIRTPELIARVRQEIAKYDGIAAMAAKLDAVLEQHQDEEKWLEQFIEALYTETITKKGALYVYDRDPEEEAWEPFANLMKSRNYVEYEVFTHFRGLEEKNRSALMRKASRRDAELTASEDIEPLLQTLDELAERFQEGRDSLEYEKVELANGEEMYQFYRQVAAKLNDIRRRLK is encoded by the coding sequence ATGAAACCGGTAGTCAGAGAGCATATCCAGCAATTGGACGTATCGCTAGGCGGAGGCATCGTCAGCGACAAAATCCGTGTCGACACGATCGATAATCCGATCCTCATCATCGGCCTGGGCGGTACGGGGATCGATGCATTGCTTCGCTTGAAATATCAGATCAACCGCCGCTTCAAGCTGCCGGAGGACCCGTTGTCCAAGAAGAAGCGCGAGAAGCCTGACAACGTGGAATTCCTGGCGTTCGAGACGAACGAGCAGGACCGCACGAAGCGCTATAAAGGCATCGGGCTCGACCCAATCAATGAATTCGTCCTGCTGTCCAACCCGGAAATCGGCGGACTGCTGCAGAACCGGAGTATTTTGGAGCCGTATATTACCGATTGGCTGTCTCCGGAACTCAGCATTACGGACGGCATGAACGGGGCGGCGGGCGTGCGGCAGGCCGGACGGCTGCTGCTGTTCACGAAGATCAATCAGGTCGTGCAGGCGATTGACAAGAAGATCAAAACACTGTCGGTAGGCACCAACAAGAAGCTGATGGTATTTCTGCTGACCGGCTTGTCTGGCGGAACGGGAAGCGGCTGCTTCCTAGATATCGCCTATATCGTGCGCGGCATCATTGAGCGCGATCACGGTTCGGCCGGGATCGACCGGGTGAATACGCTCGGCTATTTGTTCACTCCAGACATCAACCTGTCCAACAAGAGCCTCAGCGAGCATACGCGTGAGTACATCAAGAAGAACGGCTATGCGGCTCTGAAAGAGCTGGACTACTGGATGAACGTGGACAGCCGCGGCGAGCGGTTCAAGCAGCAGTACGGCAACATTCTGACGGTTAACTCTCCATTGCCGCCGTTCAATCTGTGCCATCTTATTTCGGCGACGAATACCGAGGGCAAGCTGCTGGAGAACGCTTATGATTACTGCATGAACGTCACCGCCGAGAACATTACGAACTTCATGGCGAGCGAAGAGAAGCAGTCTGGCGAGGAGTTTGCGATCCACGACTATATCAGCAATATTCGCACGAACATCGCGCAAATGAACAAGATGTACCCGGCGAACTATGAATATAACATTATCGGGGCGTCCTCCGCGGTGCTGCCGATCGAGGAAATGACCACGTATTTGGCATATCGTCTGTTCGGCAAAATGGAGAAAATGTTCCAGCATGCGCCGAGCCAGGAGGACGTCGAGAAGTTTGCCCGCAAGCTGGGCATTGACCTTGAGAGCATGATCAAGACATTTGAATCCCGCGTTCCCGAGCCGCTGCCCGGCTACGAGAACAGTGAGCGGCTGAGCTTCGCCAACGTGGTGAAATCCCAGATCGTGAACATGGATACGGAGCTGGAGCAGACCTTCCTGGCCCGGGCGAGAGAGGAATATATCAAGGCGAAGAAGCAGCTGCCTGGCGAGGTGCTGGAGCAGTTCAGCGAGCAGATCCGCCGTCTGTTCCTCCATCCGGAGCAAGGTCCGTTCTATGTGTCCCGTTTGATCTACACGGAAAAAGGCTTCTGCCTGCTGAAAATGCTGCTGTCCTACATTGAGACCCTGCGTGAGAACCTGCTGCGCATACCGCGCGACATCGAGGCGGCGCAGGACCAGGCGCACGAGAAGCTGGGCGACGCCAAGAGCGCATTCGTCTCCAAGGAGAAGAAGAAGAACGCTTATATCGAAGCGAAAATTCATGAATATTGGCTGCATGCGGACGTGGAGCGCACGGAGCAAATGATCGAATTTTACGAGGACTTGTACCAGCTGCTGAATCAGGAGAACAACCGGATTTACAGCGTGTTTACGGAAATTCTGAACGCGCTGAGCTCGATTTTTGCTAAAAACGGGGACATCCTGACAAGCGGCGAGGAGCAGGTCGATCATAAAGGCAACAAGACGTACTACTGGAATATCGTCAGCGTGCCGGATATTTCCAGTGTCGTCAGCGGCATCATGGACAAGAAAGACGTCGACGATCTGATTCGCGATTTCTCCCTGGAGCTGTTGAACAATTCAAACCAATGGGTGAAGGAGCAGGAGATCGATATCGTCAGCTCCATCTCCGACTTCCTGACCGAGAAATTCGGCGATCTCATTACGAAGTCAATGGAGGATTTCCTGGTCATCAAATACGGGCAGGACGAGTCGATCGAGAAATTCGTGGAGCGCTTCATTGCCAGCAAGCTGGATGAGGAGGCCGTTCCAGTCTTCCATCTGTCGAACAGCACAGGCAATCTGCATTTCCCATCTTGGGGCTTCGTCTCCGTTCCGGTGCAGGCGCCGAGCATCCTCAAAGGGATTCGCAACTACCAGAACAACGCGGTTGGTAAATCACATTTCACGGTCAAGGAAAGTGAAGTGAAAAACCGGATCTTCTGGCTGAACACGCGTAACGGGGTGCCGCTGTTCGTCTACACGCCGCTGAAGGTGTACGAGGAGAGCTATGAGCGGACGATTCTCGATAAGGAAGGAATCGGGCGCCATCTGGTGCAGACGGACAAGAACAACTGGACGTACCTGCCTTCGCCGATCCCGGAGAAATCATGGGGCGACACGTACTTCAACTCGCGGGTGCAGAGCTATAACTCGCGCGTGCGCGAGGAGTTTGCCAAAGCGCTTGAGCTGAAGGTCATCGTGGAAAAAGACGTCGACCACAATACGAGCAACCGTTATTCCGCAGTGTTTACGAAGCCGTTCGATTTGGAGAGCACGTTGGCTGCCTATGATATGCGCCTGGATGCGCCGAAGCCGAATTTGGGCGAAGTGAAGCGTGCCGCGGTCGAGCTCAGACGCCTGCTGGCCGAAGGGCTGCCGAGGGAGGGCGACAAGGACATTTTTGGCAGCATCAATGAGGAGCTGGCCAAGGAGAACCTGATCCGTACGCCGGAGCTGATCGCGCGCGTGCGGCAGGAGATCGCCAAGTACGACGGGATTGCGGCGATGGCGGCGAAGCTCGATGCGGTGCTGGAGCAGCACCAGGACGAGGAGAAGTGGCTGGAGCAGTTCATTGAGGCGCTCTATACCGAAACGATTACGAAAAAAGGCGCGCTCTACGTCTACGACCGCGATCCGGAGGAAGAGGCGTGGGAGCCATTCGCCAACTTGATGAAGAGCCGTAATTACGTGGAATACGAAGTGTTCACGCATTTCCGCGGCTTGGAGGAGAAGAACCGCAGCGCCTTGATGCGCAAGGCATCGCGCCGCGATGCAGAGCTGACGGCGAGCGAGGATATCGAGCCGCTGCTGCAGACGCTGGATGAGCTGGCCGAACGATTCCAAGAGGGGCGGGACTCGCTGGAATACGAGAAGGTGGAGCTGGCTAACGGGGAAGAGATGTACCAGTTCTACAGACAGGTCGCCGCGAAGCTGAACGATATTCGCAGAAGGTTGAAATAA
- a CDS encoding transcription initiation factor TFIID, with amino-acid sequence MIRQKLEQFAAAYDRAEERSTGLGDDQSSIHYPAVFLFIGDKSKEAIEPIMQMNEKKWENSEGLIYIHAGAEDGPAAGSAGIPGGAGLNQSSTPSSPRMLHYRVPVTVEEGSAAPAARRDIYRQFYEEAGGLPALNRVLRQASGALAEYGRLYPSFDRVRLSIITRVDDPLNVFVPEITLLAEAIFRQSFKAVQLDLYALISEREGAEAFGYSSSLGVAFLRELELMQDSNYEFSAPLHVTEDGISIPVTHSPSPLFDLVYVLSDRDERGIASLNGMQSCYEIISHISLLKNRHQKEQAWGASNPAYNNTSFKNNIMTESGRQGLVSAGLSRVKRPNQSIALAVLYHFYRGLLERMKQEPPLTAAEKQSFFGLDGAALERVTASMLPSGEGLGEMHGLMTNDVSYGAVRKLSLKEAEETLFGGGGEAFFRRNFEEEAARHLKEFEAAKWLDQAVTRSLEQRPDVQIYALAAWTGDGDGDMGVAAHLRHSRREAELLLSSAKAELEQFRQGRVEEQSIPRVPLMDRHNLRSLIRYLFDNVYSRKRDILLLEMRLKLIAKLEDALQALHGRYRAEIAQLEALERELRDTALGSIKTADDYIGQNIMEYYERVTADVMEQWEAKRGRHAFFAESALGDSRRLMENGPEGLTDRLIEVCKQTILASPLFKRTFEEELLQRANVTVEYGNKTVLTKEELFKKLYRILEDNAAIQARLYDYTQEHRYEEKYVFGDYTSELVRHIFQADETSRIYKLGCVHEQRSSGLEKLNLMGGFHIEDLMYYLNGKVYYETYSQNGYEFHGIDRALLPKLR; translated from the coding sequence ATGATCAGGCAGAAGCTGGAGCAGTTCGCCGCTGCCTATGACCGGGCGGAGGAGCGCAGCACAGGCCTGGGCGACGACCAGAGCAGCATTCATTATCCCGCAGTGTTTCTGTTTATAGGCGACAAGAGCAAAGAAGCCATTGAACCGATCATGCAGATGAACGAGAAAAAATGGGAGAACAGCGAGGGCCTGATCTATATTCACGCCGGGGCGGAGGATGGTCCTGCCGCTGGCTCGGCGGGGATACCGGGCGGGGCCGGCTTGAACCAGTCCAGTACTCCTTCCTCACCACGTATGCTGCATTATCGCGTTCCGGTCACGGTAGAGGAGGGCTCGGCAGCGCCTGCCGCGCGCCGCGACATTTATCGGCAGTTCTATGAGGAAGCCGGGGGCCTGCCGGCGCTGAACCGGGTGCTGCGGCAGGCCAGCGGCGCTCTCGCCGAGTATGGGAGGCTGTACCCGTCCTTTGACCGGGTCCGCCTCTCGATCATTACGCGGGTCGATGACCCGCTTAATGTGTTTGTCCCGGAAATCACGCTTCTGGCTGAAGCGATTTTCCGGCAGTCGTTCAAGGCGGTGCAGCTTGATCTGTACGCTTTGATCAGCGAGCGTGAGGGAGCGGAGGCTTTCGGCTACAGCAGCTCGCTGGGCGTGGCATTTCTCCGCGAGCTGGAGCTGATGCAGGATTCGAACTACGAATTCAGCGCACCTCTTCATGTGACGGAGGATGGCATCTCGATTCCAGTCACCCATTCGCCATCCCCGCTGTTCGATCTCGTCTATGTGCTGTCGGACCGGGATGAGCGGGGAATCGCCTCATTGAACGGCATGCAGAGCTGCTACGAGATCATCTCGCATATCAGCCTGCTGAAGAACAGGCATCAGAAGGAACAGGCCTGGGGCGCGAGCAACCCGGCTTACAATAATACTTCGTTCAAGAACAATATTATGACGGAGTCGGGGCGTCAGGGCTTAGTCTCCGCCGGGTTATCCCGGGTGAAGCGGCCGAACCAGTCCATCGCCCTTGCTGTGCTCTATCACTTCTACCGCGGCCTGCTGGAGCGGATGAAGCAGGAGCCGCCGCTGACCGCTGCCGAGAAGCAGAGCTTCTTCGGCCTGGATGGAGCCGCTCTGGAGCGGGTGACGGCGAGCATGCTTCCTTCCGGGGAAGGCCTTGGCGAAATGCATGGCCTGATGACGAACGATGTCAGCTACGGGGCCGTGCGCAAGCTGTCGCTGAAGGAGGCGGAAGAGACGCTGTTCGGCGGCGGGGGCGAGGCGTTCTTCCGCCGTAATTTCGAGGAGGAGGCGGCTCGCCATTTGAAGGAATTCGAGGCGGCCAAATGGCTCGATCAGGCAGTGACGCGTTCGCTTGAACAGCGGCCGGATGTGCAAATTTATGCACTGGCCGCCTGGACAGGCGACGGTGACGGGGATATGGGCGTTGCCGCCCACCTGCGCCACAGCCGCCGTGAAGCGGAGCTGCTGCTGTCTTCGGCGAAGGCCGAGTTGGAGCAGTTCCGCCAGGGCCGGGTGGAGGAGCAGTCTATTCCGCGCGTTCCGCTTATGGACCGGCATAATTTGCGCAGTCTGATCCGCTATTTGTTCGACAACGTGTATTCCCGCAAGCGGGACATTCTGCTACTGGAGATGCGGCTGAAGCTCATCGCTAAGCTGGAGGACGCTCTGCAGGCGCTGCATGGCCGGTACCGCGCCGAGATTGCGCAGCTGGAAGCGCTGGAGCGGGAGCTGCGGGATACGGCGCTGGGCAGCATCAAGACGGCGGACGATTATATCGGCCAGAACATCATGGAGTATTACGAGCGGGTGACCGCCGATGTGATGGAGCAGTGGGAAGCCAAGCGGGGACGCCATGCGTTCTTTGCCGAAAGTGCTCTCGGCGACTCGCGCCGGTTGATGGAGAACGGGCCGGAAGGGCTGACGGACCGGCTGATCGAGGTCTGCAAGCAGACGATCCTGGCCTCGCCGCTGTTCAAGCGGACGTTCGAGGAAGAGCTGCTCCAGCGGGCCAATGTGACCGTCGAGTACGGCAACAAGACGGTGCTGACCAAGGAGGAGCTGTTCAAGAAGCTGTACCGCATTCTGGAGGACAACGCCGCGATCCAGGCTCGTTTGTACGATTACACGCAGGAGCATCGCTACGAGGAGAAGTACGTGTTCGGCGATTATACGAGCGAACTCGTACGCCATATTTTCCAGGCAGACGAGACGTCGCGGATTTACAAGCTGGGTTGTGTGCATGAACAACGAAGCAGCGGCCTGGAGAAGCTCAACCTGATGGGCGGCTTCCACATTGAGGACTTGATGTATTACCTGAATGGAAAAGTCTATTATGAAACTTATTCGCAGAACGGTTATGAATTTCACGGAATAGACCGGGCTTTGCTGCCCAAGCTGCGTTAA
- a CDS encoding vWA domain-containing protein, with translation MQRKINWLLVLFSLIGGAVGFVIGEVLLGQLSGRMPGILLIGLYFGILALSIGLFCLIAEMISPRLNGSSWRQRYMGTSWKLLVPATLVMLLLAGTAFEFIYELNVGRAKTVKDIVLIIDNSGSMMETDPDDLRYEAAKSFVDQMDSSKQVAILVFNDQPELIQPFIRVRDQGVKSEVHAVIDALEPTNFGTDIALALESGMEQIKGLNSSSGAMAVLLSDGFSDVNTAQVLADYRSRGVAVNTVGLGLSRYGNSQGATLLKEIASETGGRYYDEADAANLSFVFQQIYDNLDERTLVTERTGLMAHSAYYMILRIVLILALGALLGLSLGLMFDNRYLAKSFTIGGAVAGLLAGLLLEFGLNGSAVGDALLRLLACLILAAVMTVFTVVVPMRENGARTGIRRRGAAVRDAAAGYTEPARERRSRGF, from the coding sequence ATGCAGCGTAAAATTAACTGGCTGTTGGTGCTGTTCAGCCTCATTGGCGGGGCCGTCGGATTCGTGATCGGCGAGGTGCTGCTGGGGCAGCTGTCCGGCCGGATGCCGGGAATTCTGCTCATTGGACTCTATTTCGGCATTCTCGCCCTTTCGATCGGCCTGTTCTGCCTGATTGCGGAAATGATTTCTCCGCGGCTGAACGGCTCTTCCTGGCGGCAAAGATATATGGGCACCTCCTGGAAGCTGCTTGTTCCGGCTACGCTTGTGATGCTGCTCCTGGCAGGGACGGCGTTCGAATTCATTTATGAGCTGAATGTCGGCCGCGCCAAGACAGTGAAGGACATCGTGCTCATCATCGACAATTCCGGAAGCATGATGGAGACGGACCCGGACGATCTGCGCTATGAGGCGGCCAAATCGTTTGTGGATCAGATGGACAGCAGCAAGCAGGTGGCGATTCTTGTGTTCAATGACCAGCCCGAGCTGATCCAGCCTTTTATCCGCGTTCGCGACCAAGGGGTGAAGAGCGAGGTGCACGCCGTGATCGACGCACTGGAGCCGACGAATTTCGGTACGGATATCGCCCTGGCGCTGGAATCGGGGATGGAGCAGATCAAAGGGCTGAACAGTTCCAGCGGGGCGATGGCGGTTCTGCTGTCCGACGGCTTCAGCGACGTGAATACGGCACAAGTGCTGGCCGATTACCGGAGCCGGGGAGTCGCTGTGAATACAGTGGGCCTGGGGTTAAGCCGGTATGGCAACTCCCAAGGAGCAACCCTGCTCAAGGAGATCGCGAGTGAAACAGGCGGCCGGTATTATGACGAAGCGGATGCGGCCAACCTTTCTTTTGTCTTCCAGCAAATATACGACAATCTGGACGAACGCACGCTGGTGACAGAGCGCACCGGATTGATGGCTCATAGCGCCTATTACATGATCCTGAGAATCGTGCTGATTCTGGCGCTTGGGGCGCTGCTGGGCTTGTCGCTGGGCCTCATGTTCGATAACCGTTATTTAGCCAAAAGCTTCACGATCGGCGGTGCTGTTGCCGGTCTTCTGGCCGGTCTGCTGCTGGAGTTCGGCCTGAACGGCTCGGCTGTCGGCGATGCGCTGCTGCGGCTGCTGGCCTGCCTGATCCTGGCTGCGGTGATGACGGTGTTCACGGTCGTCGTGCCGATGCGCGAGAACGGAGCACGCACCGGCATCCGCCGGAGAGGCGCCGCTGTCCGGGATGCGGCTGCAGGGTATACGGAGCCGGCGCGGGAGCGGCGCAGCAGAGGATTTTAA
- a CDS encoding beta-mannanase yields the protein MRFIEAEEGLPLITQLSYKLDEDQCLLRWQWPEGLQAVYIDERAADRGLYGESDHAPQPGELRLYTREEYKAAGGYRDRIDQVGLVRYTVYACIMEHGEKLLIRQPGAENTVEISTGRAKIRYSIRQKSSLLRKYKTVQISVLAEVEVPKEALCYVKKQDSYPASIEDGTVYPFLRDFPAGRSTLPVIEVGKNDYVRLFFTDGRKYGRFFELIPE from the coding sequence ATGCGTTTTATTGAAGCAGAGGAAGGCTTGCCGCTGATCACACAGCTGAGCTACAAGCTCGATGAGGATCAATGCCTGCTCCGCTGGCAATGGCCCGAAGGCCTGCAGGCGGTCTATATTGACGAGAGAGCGGCGGACCGGGGCCTGTACGGGGAGAGCGATCATGCCCCACAGCCCGGGGAGCTGAGGCTGTATACCCGCGAGGAGTACAAGGCGGCAGGCGGATACCGCGACCGGATCGACCAGGTCGGTCTGGTGCGCTATACCGTGTATGCCTGCATCATGGAGCACGGGGAGAAGCTGCTCATTCGCCAGCCGGGGGCGGAGAATACGGTGGAGATCAGCACCGGACGGGCGAAAATCCGTTATTCGATCCGGCAGAAGAGCAGCCTGCTGCGCAAATACAAGACGGTGCAAATTTCGGTGCTCGCCGAGGTGGAGGTCCCTAAGGAAGCGTTATGTTATGTGAAAAAGCAGGACAGCTATCCGGCCAGCATCGAGGACGGGACGGTGTACCCTTTTCTCCGGGATTTCCCGGCGGGCAGATCCACGCTGCCCGTTATCGAGGTCGGCAAGAACGACTACGTGCGGCTGTTCTTTACGGACGGCCGCAAGTACGGCCGGTTCTTCGAGCTGATTCCTGAATAA
- a CDS encoding glycosyltransferase — protein MKRSSPDLIQQQIYTRERSGIFRATEGFDTVAASDGLDAVFIKKQLHPFCGYDAPAELVSRGEKDDASYPPAIHLFHTESGDTVLGRSVYQSADFTGLRSAFLTHNYIIPAARQDEIVTHYRDYVEAAFAERYVPEIGRQLPELEHIPQNPRYAQEGLPRLMAEKLLHELKLDEKTFKRLLFAVMTAVGEGRKKVYVALDVPAEQISAAASALVQVLYACLPFEQRRRLGFITYAKEPQSRKFIHLQFVERGSIRPNDREIEKDYVFDLATGRAPQDELEEGRQPYLEMVWKAIGDLERLQAFHRFADEMLAGMEPQRRLLLSSYHELAVFYQIEAGNWDLYEAHKITVLRGLLSYLEPAGALESRIRLNDIFLAAFDREFDAVKLRSMPDLAVVECFRDYYRLESRSYGIKLINYLIYAIGNAVMGDKPDLARSLYALVESQLEMSKTFFDHVLKNSDLESSLFEPYIRAKFEEALGSREVLNVVHGWAVAHPGVLRNGAFKEYAVAALADKLKQEQPLLPAVHMALEHIRKWGRTPVTDRGMTLADSELAEELSLAAKRVLLDELELEQLTREQITGAEFLARPDAFAGLLFEGKQRNHVDMLQALYEWFAQREAAEDIFDGLPAADVGRLQNLGKKWLQSTVDLAHFGKIVLVFYDTTSGQVDYKALLDYLQRNAKDPERIYEFMLWSQGQPQFAHGRGIVSGYTAALLNYFKTHDRNAFKNRDYRTRYFDKAGAPLAAVFAKIRLELSSPFKRFLAQNGKKARMSAMILLAGLVVIAGILIIMQQQGMLGGAKPPTEATPPPAPIEPEVLVYADQVTGTDGAETTSLVFLFAGAEKCKAFDPAALSIEAPDQTVQQFANLKFDAYCADGTGAAGGSAENGASSGTDGAESGGSGDGSGTEGAGTSGSDGTGGPNGSAAGSAGSAANEGAGTGTAANGGADSTGAGDDAVGNGGVGNRSADNAVTSHGAAGSGDSTETLDGPAGNVEGQGAGAPHTGPGSSDGQADQGAGTSGQAGTLGTDASGSGQAGDPNATQPEGALNGVTNGEEKPEYSSRVTVSLGQKVDVPAGSVIKVGDQQYTVITRQEAEAKAGGSLQFTQPTQPAVPAQPETETVQP, from the coding sequence ATGAAGCGATCATCCCCCGATTTGATTCAGCAGCAGATTTATACCCGGGAGCGCAGCGGGATTTTCCGGGCGACGGAAGGGTTTGACACGGTTGCGGCCTCAGACGGCCTGGATGCGGTGTTTATCAAAAAACAGCTGCATCCGTTCTGCGGCTACGATGCGCCCGCGGAGCTCGTCTCCCGGGGCGAGAAGGATGATGCCAGCTATCCGCCTGCGATCCATCTGTTTCATACCGAGAGCGGCGATACGGTGCTGGGGCGCAGCGTGTATCAGTCGGCGGATTTCACCGGGCTGCGCAGCGCCTTCCTGACGCATAACTACATCATTCCGGCCGCGCGGCAGGATGAGATCGTCACTCATTACCGCGACTATGTTGAAGCAGCGTTTGCGGAGAGATACGTCCCGGAGATCGGCCGGCAGCTGCCGGAGCTTGAGCACATTCCGCAGAACCCGCGTTATGCGCAGGAGGGTCTGCCGCGCCTGATGGCCGAGAAGCTGCTGCATGAGCTGAAGCTGGACGAGAAAACCTTCAAGCGGCTGTTGTTCGCGGTCATGACCGCGGTAGGCGAGGGCCGGAAGAAGGTCTATGTCGCGCTGGACGTGCCGGCGGAGCAAATTTCAGCAGCGGCCTCCGCGCTCGTTCAGGTGCTGTACGCCTGCCTGCCGTTCGAGCAGCGCCGCCGCCTCGGCTTCATCACGTACGCGAAGGAGCCGCAGAGCCGCAAGTTCATCCATCTGCAATTTGTGGAGCGCGGCAGCATTCGGCCAAATGACCGGGAAATTGAGAAGGACTATGTGTTTGATCTCGCCACCGGCCGCGCGCCGCAGGATGAGCTGGAGGAAGGAAGACAGCCGTATCTCGAAATGGTCTGGAAGGCGATCGGCGATTTGGAGCGGCTTCAGGCGTTCCACCGCTTCGCGGATGAGATGCTGGCGGGCATGGAGCCGCAGCGGCGCCTGCTGCTGTCCAGCTATCATGAGCTGGCTGTGTTCTACCAGATCGAGGCCGGAAATTGGGACTTATACGAGGCTCATAAAATTACCGTGCTGCGGGGCTTGCTGAGTTATTTGGAGCCTGCGGGCGCTTTGGAATCGCGTATCCGGCTGAACGATATTTTCCTGGCTGCGTTTGACCGGGAATTCGATGCGGTGAAGCTGCGGAGCATGCCTGACCTGGCCGTCGTGGAATGCTTCAGGGACTACTATCGCCTGGAGAGCAGAAGCTATGGCATCAAGCTGATCAATTATTTGATCTATGCGATCGGCAATGCGGTTATGGGGGACAAGCCCGACCTGGCCCGTTCGCTGTACGCTCTGGTGGAGAGCCAGCTGGAGATGAGCAAGACCTTTTTTGACCATGTTCTTAAAAATAGCGATCTGGAAAGCTCACTATTCGAGCCTTACATTCGCGCCAAGTTCGAGGAAGCGCTCGGGTCGCGGGAAGTGCTGAACGTGGTGCACGGCTGGGCCGTCGCCCATCCGGGCGTGCTGCGGAACGGAGCCTTCAAGGAATACGCGGTTGCGGCTCTGGCGGACAAGCTGAAGCAGGAGCAGCCGCTGCTGCCGGCGGTACATATGGCGCTGGAGCATATCCGCAAGTGGGGAAGAACCCCGGTGACGGATCGCGGCATGACCTTAGCCGATTCCGAGCTGGCGGAGGAACTGTCGCTTGCGGCCAAGCGGGTGCTGCTGGATGAGCTGGAGCTGGAGCAGCTGACCCGGGAACAAATTACAGGGGCGGAGTTTCTGGCTCGTCCGGATGCTTTTGCCGGGCTGCTGTTCGAGGGCAAGCAGCGCAATCATGTCGATATGCTGCAGGCGTTGTATGAATGGTTTGCCCAGCGCGAGGCTGCGGAGGATATTTTTGACGGTCTGCCTGCGGCGGACGTGGGGCGGCTGCAGAATTTGGGCAAAAAATGGCTGCAATCTACGGTGGATCTGGCCCATTTCGGCAAAATCGTGCTGGTCTTCTATGACACCACATCCGGGCAGGTCGATTATAAGGCGCTGCTGGATTACCTGCAGCGGAATGCGAAGGACCCGGAGCGGATTTACGAGTTCATGCTCTGGTCGCAGGGACAGCCGCAATTTGCCCATGGCCGCGGCATCGTTTCTGGCTATACGGCGGCGCTGCTGAATTATTTCAAAACGCATGACCGGAACGCCTTCAAAAACAGGGACTACCGGACCCGCTATTTCGATAAAGCGGGAGCGCCATTGGCCGCCGTATTTGCCAAAATACGCCTGGAGTTGTCCTCGCCGTTCAAGCGATTTCTGGCACAGAACGGGAAAAAAGCGAGAATGAGCGCGATGATTCTGCTGGCTGGTCTAGTGGTCATTGCAGGCATTTTAATCATCATGCAGCAGCAGGGCATGCTTGGCGGCGCCAAGCCGCCGACCGAGGCCACCCCTCCGCCTGCTCCGATTGAACCCGAAGTGCTTGTCTATGCCGACCAGGTGACAGGCACTGACGGCGCGGAGACAACTTCGCTGGTGTTTCTTTTTGCCGGGGCAGAGAAGTGCAAGGCATTCGATCCTGCGGCATTGTCGATTGAAGCGCCGGATCAGACCGTTCAGCAGTTTGCGAATTTGAAATTTGACGCTTACTGTGCGGATGGAACCGGAGCTGCCGGAGGCTCGGCTGAAAACGGAGCGAGCAGCGGAACTGACGGTGCGGAATCGGGCGGCAGTGGTGATGGAAGCGGAACAGAGGGAGCAGGGACTAGTGGCTCTGACGGCACTGGCGGCCCTAACGGTTCGGCAGCAGGCAGTGCTGGCTCGGCGGCGAATGAGGGAGCAGGCACTGGTACAGCTGCAAATGGTGGAGCAGACAGTACCGGAGCCGGTGATGACGCAGTTGGTAATGGTGGAGTTGGCAATAGATCCGCTGACAATGCTGTAACAAGCCATGGTGCGGCAGGCTCTGGAGATTCGACGGAAACATTGGATGGCCCTGCTGGGAATGTTGAAGGACAAGGAGCCGGGGCTCCACATACCGGCCCAGGCAGCTCAGATGGTCAAGCTGATCAAGGAGCTGGAACTAGCGGCCAAGCCGGGACCTTAGGAACGGATGCATCGGGGAGTGGACAGGCTGGCGATCCGAATGCGACGCAACCGGAAGGGGCTTTGAACGGTGTTACTAATGGAGAGGAGAAGCCTGAATACTCTTCACGTGTTACGGTCTCCCTAGGCCAGAAGGTGGATGTTCCGGCAGGCAGCGTGATAAAGGTAGGCGACCAGCAATATACGGTCATAACGCGCCAGGAGGCGGAAGCTAAGGCAGGCGGGAGCTTACAGTTTACGCAACCTACACAGCCAGCGGTGCCAGCACAGCCGGAGACTGAAACAGTTCAGCCTTAG